In Pseudomonas sp. P5_109, the genomic window TGAGCGTATCCGGCAACCCGGCGTGCTCCAGATGCAGGTCGAAACGCTGAACGCCGCTGTCGCGACCACAGAGGAACGCCGACAGGTCGCCGGTCAATCGACGCAACGGGAACAGCAAGGCCTGATGGGACTGCACATCGAAATTGAGCTCGATGCGCACATCGAAGCGGTCCGGTGGCAAGTAGAACGCCAGCGCCAGCCGTCGCACACCGAACAGGGCATCCAGATGCTTGAGCACCTGGGCTTCGAAACGCCGGGCCAGGCTATGCCGGGGCAACGCCTGCACCTGGCTCAAGGTGCGCAGGCCCATGCGCGACAAGGCCGTGGCGACCGAGGCTTCGAGACCGACCCGGTCGACGGGCATTTGCCCCAGGTGATGCTGCAAGGCTTGATCATCCGGCACCACCAGGCCGTCATAGGCATTGGCCAGCACCCGCGCCGCCACCGGGTTGGGCGCGGCCACGATGCGGTGCCGAAACCCCAGTTCGCCGAGCTCTCGGCGCAAAAGCGCTTCGAACTGCGGCCAGGCGCCGAACAGGCCGAGGCTGGATTCGATCTCGAACACCACGGCCCGAGGGTAATGCACGCTGACCTGGGAACTGAAGCGATAGGCCCAGGCGGCGAGAAACTGCTGCCAGTGTTCGATGTCAGCGGCGTCGTATTCAGCCGTGGCAAAGCCTTTGCTCAAGGCCTGTGCCGCGCTCATGGACTGGCCGGGACGCAAGCCCAGCGCCCGCGCCGCGTCGTTGACCGCCTGCAGCACCCGGCGCTGGGCCGGGCCGGTCAGCAACGCCAGGGGCTCATCGGGATCGGCGCGCTGACGCAGTACCGCGTCCAGCGCCAATTGCGGGAAAACAATGCAGACCCAGCGCATGGCAACCTCAATGCCCCACGGCGAAGGCAATCGGCGCCGAACGGGCCAGGCCGCCGCGGCACTTGAGCACGCGCAGTTGTGCCGGCTGGGCATCGATGGCAATGCGCAAGGCCGCTGGCGAAGGGTTGATCGCTTCACTGAGGGGACGATAGGCGAAGGCCAGGGTCTGGCCGGTTTCCGCCGCCACCTGCAAGCGGCGCAAGGCGCGGTCATCGACCTTGTGCGGCCAGCACAGCACCGCGCCGCAACTGCCCGACCGCAGGCATTGTTCGGCGGCCCACAGCGCATCGCGCTCGCTGGCCCGGATGATCGACAACTGGCGCAGATCGACCCCGGCGCCCTGCCACGCCTGGGGATACGGCACATAAGGCGGCGCCACCAGCACGATGCGCTCGCCCGCCGCCGACAGCCGTGCCAGCGTCGGCCACACCAGTTGCAACTCGCCCACGCCCTGCCCGGCCAACAGGATCTCCGTCAGCGCCGCCTCCGGCCAGCCTCCGCTTGGCAATGCCGCGTCGAGCGCGGCATGCCCGGTGGGTTGCGGGCTGGCGGCCGGTGGCGCAGGCCGGCCCCTCCAGACCTGGCCGCCATTGAACAGCGTATCCAGCGCAACGACGGCACCCATCAGCCTTGCCTCACCAGGCCACAGAACACGCCCTCGATGGCCAGGTCCCGATCGGCCTCGACAATGATCGGCTGGTAGGCCGGGTTGCGTGGCAACAGTCGAACCACATCGCCGACCCGCTCGAAGCGCTTGATGGTGACCTCGCCGTCGAGCCGCGCGACGACGATCTGGCCGTTGAGCGCCTCGGGGTTGCGGTGCACGCCCACCAGATCGCCGTCGAGAATGCCGTCCTCGATCATCGAATCACCGCGCACCCGCAGCATGTAGTCCGGCACCCGCGAGAAGATCGACGGATCGAGCAGCAAGCGGCTGTGCACCTCGGCATCAGCCCCGATCGGCGCACCGGCCGCCACCCGGCCAAGCACCGGGATGTCCAGCAACTCGGGCCGCGGCGGCTGCCCGAGCAGGCGAATGCCCCGGGCCTGATGCGGGTTGACCTCGATAAACCCGGCTTCGGTCAGCGCCAGCACATGCTTGCGCGCCACGCTGCGGGAGGCAAAACCGAACGCCTCGCTGATTTCAGCAAGGCTCGGAGGCTGACCGTGCTCGGCGATGCGATCGCGGATAAAGGTCAGGATGGCGGTACGGCGGGGAGTCAGAGTCGTCATGGAGTACATTTGTACTCTTTTGACTTTTTTCTGGCAAGGGCCACCAGTCAGTGGCGCAAATTAGCGGCGGCTGTGATGACCTTTTCGCGGGTAAGCCGGATCGCCGCCCCACTCAAAATCAGGGCCGAAAGATCTTGGGCCTGCTCTAGCACGTTATTGCACTTGATCATTTTGAGCACTCCTTGGCATGAGCGTATAGGCCGCCAGAACAATGAACAGGGTACCCACTGCACTAAGGATTGCCGTGAGGGAAAGGGTCTGGGAGTAACCAACCAGCCCGCCGACGATTCCGCTTCCAAGATAAATAAAGGGGTGCAGGCCACTGGTAAAAAACGTATCGACTGCCACCACTTTACCGAGGTCCTTTTCGGGAGACAGTGTCTGCATCGCTGTGGCCCAACCAGTCAACCAGGACGCTTCGACGACACCTACCAGGGTCGCCCCCAGTATCGCCATCCAGGACGAGCTTCCCATGCCGAGTAGTGCCATCGCGCCAGCCAGGAACAAGCCGCAGGTCACTGCAAGCCCGATCAGTCGTTCATGCCCGGAAACAAGCACCGTGACGATTGATCCAATGCACGCACCGAATCCCGAGGCGGCCAGACACACCCCCCACATTTCTTCATTGAATCGATCGCTGATGGCATAGGGAGCGACGACCAGGAAAATCGGGAAACACAATACGTTCACCACGAGGGTGGCCGCGAAGCCCAGCAAAAGCTTGGAGTTGCCGGTAACGATGGCAATGCCATTGACCGCTTCTCGAATCGAGAACTCCTCCTCGAACTCATGGGGCTCCACATTAGGCAACATCGCCGTGTAAATGGCGGCGCAGAAGAATGTCAGACCATCGATCAATATGCCCCAGACCGGATCCCAGAAAATGATGAATACACCCAGCGTCGCGGGAAACAGCACAGCGACCAGGTTGTCGACAAAGTTCATCGCACCATTGCCTGCCACCAGTGCTTGTTTGGGCAGCAAATTGACTAGCAGTACCTGAGCACACGGGCGGGAAACTCCGATGCCGATGCCAAATATCAGATAGGCAAAGACCAAGTACCACCACGGTGTACCGGAGAAGATCAGCGCCACTGCGGCCAGTTGCGCACACCCCCTCGCCATGTCGGTGTAAATCAGTATTCGCTGCGGCGACTTTCGATCCGCCAGCAAACCTCCGACCAAGGCCCCGATCACGCTCCCTACCCCAACTGCCGCCATAACAAAACCAAATACTTGTCCTCCGTAGCCGGTCCGGATAAGCGCTATCGGCAGTGCGGCTAGACAAATAGCGTCGCCGGCCATCGAGAGACTTTGGCCAATCAGCAACTTGCGAAAAGACGAGACGCTCAGCGCTTCGGTATAAGGTGATAAGCGATCAGCAATGGAAATCATAAGTAATCCTCCTTGAGACCTATGCTGCGTCCTGGTTTAAGTGCATAGCGAGCTTCAATCCCCCTCTCCGGATTTCAAGTTCTCCTCGACCGAGAATCGAGACCTTGAGCGGCTGTCCGCAAAAGCAGTATGTCAGTCGATACTTCATTGGCTGCTTTCGCGAGCAGGCACACATATCAGATTGGGGCGGCTTCGGGGATGAGTTGTGCCAGATACGCTCATGGATAAATCCCCCCGCTCATGCCCATCGCTGAAGACCAGTTGCAGGCCATAGCCCTGGCGTGCCGCTCGATAAACGCCCAGTGCTCCTTATTCGAACAAAACGGACGATCAAAAAAAGATAGGCCTACCGTCCGTCGACTTTCTAAAAAAAATAGCATCTGAAGAAAATAAAAAACCCATAAAAAAGTACAAACCGCACATTTACTCCTACAGAAATACCTTACTCAATATAGCAAGATCATTTCTGTTTTACCGAAAACCAAAATACAGTTTCAAAAAAGAATTCCACAGCTCCACGCTAGAAACCAGTCGCACCAGAACAAAACAAAGCCATTAAGACATCCTAACATCATGTAGGACCCATCTTAAAAGCCCATAGGAAAAACCCTACAACACAAAACCCCCTCACTTGCGCCCAATACTAAAATGAACTAATCCTTGCAGCACCACTTAATACCAAATGGTTCGCCCTTCCATAAAAAATAAAAACAACAAGAACGGAAAATCGCCACTCAATGACTAAAAATATCATACCCAGAGCCTCGACCCTAACATCAATATTCATAAAAGAACAATTAAAAGAACCCATCGCCCTTTTCTGGATCATGATATCACCTTGCGCGATGTTCTATTTTTTTGCAATAACCAGACAAGACCCCAACTATTTTTCCAGCAATTACGTTACAGCTTCAGCATGGTTTTATGCCTACATCTCTTCCAGCGTTGCATTATTCGGATTCGCCTTTTACATAATCGGAAGAAGAGAAAGCGGATTCACCCGATCATTTATTTACTCCAAGGAATCGAAACTGATTTTTCTTTTATCGCACTTCACAGCCTACTCATTAATATCAATATCTTATTGCGCAACTTTTTACTTAACGACCAAATTACCATTTGGAAACTACGACCTCAATGAACTACTGAATATCACACCACGCTTTTACATCTGCTTCATCATGTTTTGCACGATCGGAGCTGTTTTCTCATTATTGCCGATCAACTTTCAGAATTCGAACACTTTGCTTTCCATTTTTTCGTTCTGCATGCTGATTCTCGGAGTAATGAGTGCAAGCAGATCAAACCCCATCACCGACGCCTTGAACCTCGCAAACCCACTGACACTTGCAAGCCGGATAATGGAACAGGGCCTTGAATCCAACAAACTCATCACAACAGCAATAATTATTGTATTTATCTTAGTACTGCACAAAACCTTCAAACACCTAAGAATCAATCCCGTATGGAGCCGATACTGATGAAAAAATTCACGGCGCAGGGCATTGACTTCTCCTATACAGACAACCCCCTCTTGACCCAGGCATCTCTTGAGGTTGCTCAAGGCAACATTGTCGGTATTCTGGGACCCAATGGATCTGGAAAAACAACTTTTTTCGATATCGTCTGCAAGCTTAAAAAAGCAAAGTCCGGCTTGATAAAAAACGACTTCAGTCAGTTTTTATACCTTTCTCAAATCATCACCACTCCCCCGCCGCTGCGCATGCGCGACATTTTTAAAATGGTGACTGCGCTGTCATCAAGCGAGCCTATGACACAGGATAAGACCTTAAAAAAACTAAGTGCGTGGAGCCCTGCAATAGTTGACCGATATCAAGACATATGGAACAAAAAATCATCGCTATGCAGCTACGGAGAGACACGCTGGTTCTTTACGCTCACTCTTCTTTCAATTTCTGCAGACTTCGTGATTCTCGACGAACCTACCGCCGGTGTAGATCCGGAATTTCGGCGCTATATTTGGCAGTGCCTACGCGGCGCCGCCAGTGAGGGCACCGCTATTCTGGTTTCCTCGCACAATGTTGATGAAGTCATTAACCATTGTGATTATTTCTACATGATTAGCCAGAAGCGCTTCAATCGCTTTGCCAATGGTAGGGAGTTCATGCATCGGTATAACGTGAAGACTGTGGACGATGCGTTTATCCGAGCCGTTACTGAGCCTGTATTCACCGCATAAAGCCGGTCGACTGTTGGCGAAAAGCGTCCAGGCGTACCGATTCCTCCAACGGCACGCTTTATCGTTCACGTCCATCGCGAGCAGGCTCGCTCCTACAGGGATCAGGTCAGAGCAGAGAGATACGCCCACGGATAAATCCCCCGCTCATGCCCATCACTGAACACCAGTTGCAGGCCATACCCCTGCGAATGCAATTCGATCACCTGAACCCGCGCATCGACCATCGGCGCCATCCCCCGCAAACGAAACGCCCGACACTGCGAACACGGGCACTGCCGGCGCAGTTCGGCATGATCCAGCACCTGCTCGCGGCCATCCGGCCAGTTCAGGCGCAACTGCTGTTTGCTGCGGGAATTGCCAATCGCCAGCGGGTTCATTGCAGTTGGCTCAAGGCAATGCGCACGGCCTTGCGTACTTCAGGGTCGCCGTCGTCCTGTGCGGCCTGCAACGGCGCGATGGCCCGGGGGTCGCTCAATTCGCCGAGGGCCAGCGCGGCTTCCTTGCGCAGGTTGCTGATGCGGTGGCCGAGGGTGTCGATCAGGGCTTCGAGCGCCGGTACAAAACGCAAGCGGCCGAGGCTGCGGGTGGCGCGCAGACGCACCTGCCAGTAGTCGTCGCCCAAGGCATCGATCAGGGCCGGGCCGGCGTCGGGGTGGCCGACCTTGCCCAGGGTGGTGGCGGCTTCTTCGCGGACTTGCCAGGCTGCGTCGCGCAAGGCCTGGCGCAGGGCTGGCAGCACTTGTGCGTCAGACGCAAGACCCAATGCGCCGGTGGCGGCACGCCGCACCTCGGTGTCCGGGTCAGCGCTGGCCAACTGCGCCAGTGCCGGCAAGGCATCGAGTTGCTTGAGCCAGCCGAGCACGCCCACCGCCTCGCGGCGCACGCTGGCGCTTTCATCAATCAATGCCCGGGTAGCGGCATCGGCGGCATCAGGGCAGCGCAACTCGCGCAACGCCCTGAACGCGGCGATGCGTACGCCGCTGTCGGCGTGCCCGGTCCACGGCAGAATGACCCGGCCCGCCGCCTCGCTCTTGAGCAGGCTGAGACTCTGCGCAGCGGCTGCCTGCACCGCCGGCGACGGGTCCGTCAGCGCCTGGCACAACGCCTCGACCACCGGCTCGTCCTCCCAGGCTTCCAGCAACCGCGCGGCTTCGGCGCGAACGTCTGCAATCGGGTCTTCGGCCAGTCGATCGGTCAACCACAGCAGGCCGTCCGGCTCCTCGAGATCGGCCAGTTCGATCAGCGCGATCCGGCGTACGCCGGGGTCGTCATCGGTCAGGCGCGGTTGCAGGGCAAGAATGTCGTCGTTATCGGTTACATCGAATAGTGAGGTCATAGGGCAAATCGCGGCAGTTTGTTTTCAGGGGGAAGTCCGAGCGGGTTCAGGCGCGGCAGTTGCCGGCCGTCTTCGTGGCGCAGGAGTTCGAGGCAATGACGCTTGAGGTGCGAGAATTCAGGGCGGGTCATCAGTTCCGTGCTGCGCGGCCGGGGGAACTCCAGGCGCAGGTCTTCGATGATTCGCCCGGGGCGCGTGCTCATGACCAGCAAGCGATCGGCGAGGAACAGCGCTTCGTCGATGTCATGGGTGACGAACACCACGGTGGTGCGGATGCGCGTCCAGATGTCCAGCAGCAGTTCCTGCATGTTCAACCGGGTCAGGGCGTCGAGGGCGCCGAAGGGTTCGTCCATCAGTAACAGGCGCGGGCGGTTGACCAGCACCCGGGCGATTTCCACCCGTTGCTGCATGCCGCCGGAGAGCTGATCGGGCCAGCGCCCGGCAAAACCTTCGAGGCCCACCAGGGCGAGAATTTCATCCGCCGCCTTGTGCCGTTCAAGCTTGCCGACACCGCGCATCTTCAAGCCGAACGCCACGTTGTCACGCACCGTGCGCCACGGAAACAGGGTGTGCTGCTGGAACACCATGCCGCGTTGTGGCGATGGCCCCGACACCGGCGCGCCATCCACGTTCAAGGTGCCGGTGCGCGGTTGCAGGTGGCCGGCCAGAGCGCCGAGCAAGGTGGACTTGCCGCAACCGGACGGCCCGAGAATGCACACGAACTGCCCCGGTTCGATCTGGCAATCGAGGCCCTGCACCGCTTCGAAAGCCGCGGCCCCTTCGCCCAGGCTGATCGACAGCCCGCGAATGTCGATGCGCCCTTCCAGGTGTTGAAAAACGCTCATCAGGCTTTTCCTCGTGGTCGATGCCAGGGCGTGAACAGCCCGCCCAGACGCTTGATCAGCAGGCTGCTGCCCATGCCGAGCACGCCGATCAGCAACATGCCGACGACGATGTCGGCGTAGTTCTGGATGGTGTAGGACTCCCAGGTGTAATAGCCGATGCCGAATTGGCCGGAGATCATTTCCGCCGTCACCAGGCAGAACCACGAGGTGCCCATGCCGATGGCCAGGCCGGTGATGATGCTCGGCGCGGCGCCCGGAAGAATCACCTCCAGCAGGATGGCCCGGCGCCCTGCCCCGAGGCTTTTCGCCGAGGCGATCAGCCGTGGGTCGACGCCTTCGACGCCATGCACGGTGTTGAGCAGGATCGGGAACAGTGCGCCGGTGAAGGTGATGAACACCATCGACAGTTCCGATGACGGGAACATCAGGATGGCCAGGGGAATCCACGCCACCGCCGGAATCGGGCGCAACACTTCAAGGGGCGGCAGCAGCAGATCTTCGGCCCATTTCGAGCGGCCGATGGCCAGGCCCAGGGCAACGCCAATGACCAGCGCTGCGAGGTAACCGGCGAACACCCGGCCGAGGCTGCTGCCCAGGTGCTGCGCGAGCTTGCCGGAGTCGCCGAGGCCGAGGGCGGCTTCAACGACCGCCACGGGTGTCGGGACGTTAGCGAAGGTCACCAGGCCGAGGTTCCAGTGGTGGCTGGCGGCGAGTTGCCAGAACAGCAGGCAGAGCAGCAGTGAAGCGGCCCTGGGGAGCCAGCGAGAATAGGATCGGTACACAATTATTCCTCTCAACCAAAAACCCGTAGGAGCGGCTTGCTGGCGATAGCGGCGGGTCATCGACATCAATGTTGAATGTCAGTCAGCAATCGCCAGCAAGCCGGCTCCTACAGGGTTAGCGGGTGGCCACGGCCTGCGCTGTGGCATCGGTGAAATCGAAGACTTTGCCGCCTTGCGCGCTGGCGAACTGCTGGGCCTGGCCTTTGAGCAGGAACGCATTCAGCTGCCCTTTGCCATCGGTGGCAAACCACGCCTGATCCGCCAGCAACTTGATCCCGCTGTCACTGGCCTGGGCGTACACCGCGCGGATGTTTTTGCCTTCCTGCTTCAAGGCTGCCAGCGCGGCAAACGCCGCTTGCGCCGAGGCGTACTGACGGACTTTCGGCTCGCCGCGCACCCAGATTTCCGCCACGTGACTGAAGTCGGTGATGGCTTTGCCGCTGGCGGCATCGACGGCTGTGAGCGGTGTCTGCTGGTAGTTCGCAAGCTGCGCGCTGTAGTCCAGGTTCGAGGCCTTGAAGGCGGCGCGGATGTACTGGTCGTCGATGAAGGTGTTGAGATCGAGACCGCGATCGGCCTTCTTCAACAACTTGAGGGTATCGATGGCGGTGCCCACGGCCTGACGGTATTCCGGCTTCCAGCTCAGGTCGCGGGTCTGCACGCCGAGGGGGCCGTGGAACAGGTAGTTGACCTCGGCATCGACCCCGGTGACCTTGGCGATCAGCTCGCTGTATTTCTCCGGTTCAGCCGCCAGCAGCTGGTTGGCTTCGATGCTCGCGCGCAGGTAAGCGACGACGATTTCCGGGTACTTCTGCGCATAGGCCTGGTCGACCAGCGCGCCGTGGAAGGTCGGCGCACTGGCCTGGGAGCCGTCATAGATCTTGCGGGCGAAGCCACGGCTGGGGAACAGTTCGGCGAATGGCACGAAGTCGGCGTGAGCATCGATCTTTCCAGCCTGCAACGCGGAGCCGGCGACTTCCGGCGGCTGGGCGATGATGTTGACGTCCTTGAGCGGGTCCCAGCCCTGGGCCGCCACGGCTCGCAGCAACATGCCATGGGCGGTGGAGGCGAACGGCACGGAGATGGTCTTGCCCTTGAGTTCGGCCAGCGACTGCACGCCCGACGCACTCGGTACGACGATACCGTTGCCACTGCCCTTGGTGCTGCCCGACAGCACGCTGATAAACAGACTGTGCTTGCCTGCCGTTTCGAACGCCACGCCGTTGAACGCGCCGGGGAAGTCGGCCATGGCGCCGAAGTCGAGTTTTCCGGCGACCATCTCGTTGGTCAGCGGTGCGCCGCTGGTGAAGTTTTTCCACTGCACGTCGTAATGGGCGTCCTTGTAGGGGCCG contains:
- a CDS encoding DNA polymerase Y family protein, coding for MRWVCIVFPQLALDAVLRQRADPDEPLALLTGPAQRRVLQAVNDAARALGLRPGQSMSAAQALSKGFATAEYDAADIEHWQQFLAAWAYRFSSQVSVHYPRAVVFEIESSLGLFGAWPQFEALLRRELGELGFRHRIVAAPNPVAARVLANAYDGLVVPDDQALQHHLGQMPVDRVGLEASVATALSRMGLRTLSQVQALPRHSLARRFEAQVLKHLDALFGVRRLALAFYLPPDRFDVRIELNFDVQSHQALLFPLRRLTGDLSAFLCGRDSGVQRFDLHLEHAGLPDTLIKVGLLSAERDPAMLFELARGRLEQVQVEAPVRGFRLRAEDLPTFVPQHQELFDDRPQQSLPWEQLRERLRARLGDDAVHGLRFQADHRPECAWQASADSQPCAVPAAVKRPGWLLTEPQAVHQGSARILMGPERIESGWWDGDDVRRDYYLIETRAGQQGWAYRAVGEDGPLWLQGWFA
- the imuA gene encoding translesion DNA synthesis-associated protein ImuA, which translates into the protein MGAVVALDTLFNGGQVWRGRPAPPAASPQPTGHAALDAALPSGGWPEAALTEILLAGQGVGELQLVWPTLARLSAAGERIVLVAPPYVPYPQAWQGAGVDLRQLSIIRASERDALWAAEQCLRSGSCGAVLCWPHKVDDRALRRLQVAAETGQTLAFAYRPLSEAINPSPAALRIAIDAQPAQLRVLKCRGGLARSAPIAFAVGH
- a CDS encoding AAA family ATPase; its protein translation is MKKFTAQGIDFSYTDNPLLTQASLEVAQGNIVGILGPNGSGKTTFFDIVCKLKKAKSGLIKNDFSQFLYLSQIITTPPPLRMRDIFKMVTALSSSEPMTQDKTLKKLSAWSPAIVDRYQDIWNKKSSLCSYGETRWFFTLTLLSISADFVILDEPTAGVDPEFRRYIWQCLRGAASEGTAILVSSHNVDEVINHCDYFYMISQKRFNRFANGREFMHRYNVKTVDDAFIRAVTEPVFTA
- a CDS encoding ABC transporter substrate-binding protein, whose product is MIRGETLMLRATLAGLVLASFTLSASAETIRIAIGTQDTTINCAAGGLLIRELGLLDKYLPHDGPYKDAHYDVQWKNFTSGAPLTNEMVAGKLDFGAMADFPGAFNGVAFETAGKHSLFISVLSGSTKGSGNGIVVPSASGVQSLAELKGKTISVPFASTAHGMLLRAVAAQGWDPLKDVNIIAQPPEVAGSALQAGKIDAHADFVPFAELFPSRGFARKIYDGSQASAPTFHGALVDQAYAQKYPEIVVAYLRASIEANQLLAAEPEKYSELIAKVTGVDAEVNYLFHGPLGVQTRDLSWKPEYRQAVGTAIDTLKLLKKADRGLDLNTFIDDQYIRAAFKASNLDYSAQLANYQQTPLTAVDAASGKAITDFSHVAEIWVRGEPKVRQYASAQAAFAALAALKQEGKNIRAVYAQASDSGIKLLADQAWFATDGKGQLNAFLLKGQAQQFASAQGGKVFDFTDATAQAVATR
- a CDS encoding ABC transporter ATP-binding protein, with product MSVFQHLEGRIDIRGLSISLGEGAAAFEAVQGLDCQIEPGQFVCILGPSGCGKSTLLGALAGHLQPRTGTLNVDGAPVSGPSPQRGMVFQQHTLFPWRTVRDNVAFGLKMRGVGKLERHKAADEILALVGLEGFAGRWPDQLSGGMQQRVEIARVLVNRPRLLLMDEPFGALDALTRLNMQELLLDIWTRIRTTVVFVTHDIDEALFLADRLLVMSTRPGRIIEDLRLEFPRPRSTELMTRPEFSHLKRHCLELLRHEDGRQLPRLNPLGLPPENKLPRFAL
- a CDS encoding DUF971 domain-containing protein — its product is MNPLAIGNSRSKQQLRLNWPDGREQVLDHAELRRQCPCSQCRAFRLRGMAPMVDARVQVIELHSQGYGLQLVFSDGHERGIYPWAYLSALT
- a CDS encoding ABC transporter permease — translated: MYRSYSRWLPRAASLLLCLLFWQLAASHHWNLGLVTFANVPTPVAVVEAALGLGDSGKLAQHLGSSLGRVFAGYLAALVIGVALGLAIGRSKWAEDLLLPPLEVLRPIPAVAWIPLAILMFPSSELSMVFITFTGALFPILLNTVHGVEGVDPRLIASAKSLGAGRRAILLEVILPGAAPSIITGLAIGMGTSWFCLVTAEMISGQFGIGYYTWESYTIQNYADIVVGMLLIGVLGMGSSLLIKRLGGLFTPWHRPRGKA
- a CDS encoding MFS transporter; translation: MISIADRLSPYTEALSVSSFRKLLIGQSLSMAGDAICLAALPIALIRTGYGGQVFGFVMAAVGVGSVIGALVGGLLADRKSPQRILIYTDMARGCAQLAAVALIFSGTPWWYLVFAYLIFGIGIGVSRPCAQVLLVNLLPKQALVAGNGAMNFVDNLVAVLFPATLGVFIIFWDPVWGILIDGLTFFCAAIYTAMLPNVEPHEFEEEFSIREAVNGIAIVTGNSKLLLGFAATLVVNVLCFPIFLVVAPYAISDRFNEEMWGVCLAASGFGACIGSIVTVLVSGHERLIGLAVTCGLFLAGAMALLGMGSSSWMAILGATLVGVVEASWLTGWATAMQTLSPEKDLGKVVAVDTFFTSGLHPFIYLGSGIVGGLVGYSQTLSLTAILSAVGTLFIVLAAYTLMPRSAQNDQVQ
- a CDS encoding HEAT repeat domain-containing protein, with amino-acid sequence MTSLFDVTDNDDILALQPRLTDDDPGVRRIALIELADLEEPDGLLWLTDRLAEDPIADVRAEAARLLEAWEDEPVVEALCQALTDPSPAVQAAAAQSLSLLKSEAAGRVILPWTGHADSGVRIAAFRALRELRCPDAADAATRALIDESASVRREAVGVLGWLKQLDALPALAQLASADPDTEVRRAATGALGLASDAQVLPALRQALRDAAWQVREEAATTLGKVGHPDAGPALIDALGDDYWQVRLRATRSLGRLRFVPALEALIDTLGHRISNLRKEAALALGELSDPRAIAPLQAAQDDGDPEVRKAVRIALSQLQ
- the lexA gene encoding transcriptional repressor LexA, giving the protein MYSMTTLTPRRTAILTFIRDRIAEHGQPPSLAEISEAFGFASRSVARKHVLALTEAGFIEVNPHQARGIRLLGQPPRPELLDIPVLGRVAAGAPIGADAEVHSRLLLDPSIFSRVPDYMLRVRGDSMIEDGILDGDLVGVHRNPEALNGQIVVARLDGEVTIKRFERVGDVVRLLPRNPAYQPIIVEADRDLAIEGVFCGLVRQG